One window of Salegentibacter sp. Hel_I_6 genomic DNA carries:
- a CDS encoding HYR domain-containing protein, which produces MEKNYFKANFITLNFSLVIFTLFFISLDTNAQVIKEFQQRTSQYSTSKKIYNLKGDFTMIGNTNLSLWFYDDNTNNSNNFMRFVDADEDDSTKNSSSAILQFSNENEANPECSNIVYAGLYWSGRTNSSGNINDKRKIKLKGPNNSNYQNFTANQNDILFPGPSNMYAAYVEVTELVRNNGTGEYWVADMELSEGNGGATGYYGGWGMIVIYENSQMNWRDITVFDGYAHVEGNVVANYQLPVSGFNTAQSGPVNMKMGIMAGEGDIAISGDYFQIKKNNSNSWLSLSHDQNTSNNFFNSSIENNGTGRTPNLSNNTGIDISMFNIPNPENSVIGNNQTNTTFRYGSTQDTYSIFSIAMSVDAYIPEIEGVSTLSAINGNMAGNPPYNAVPGDELSYKVELKNKGTENVEDVKVVIPVPYNADYLPNSLSPNFYFSPIPQNTEVYFDPTLGATGSIVWEIDELPLANSTNDILADLTIKFGVTKNCTILSNICPGFDLIRFNGNISGRGAITGTTFQNKGLIQGYETEGTCQGEPITTPFEVAIDATNFRAENCQNSDEARKFVYCNREDPIGIAEINSGFPNGTRFFNESPVTSNSTEYTPNNPIPNNSGATEYYAVIPGTENCAIPFTIEITTIASVPETESITYCIDDEANILTAVATNPDFNLYYYISEDDTSPKVQIIPSTSQSGEFIYYVAEGESASCISPNKAPIKVSVIGEPEITAPQNQTIQTCDKDFIDYSIPGLSNNFTTITQQVFTDLGGSISFTEEIENISYKDILQQQSPAVYQRIFRITYECGNIDVQQSLTLENVKTQLEPVYTKKDPTCENENGVLTITNFNTDYIYELNSATGNLELNNATSSLSPGVYTLSVALNECVYTTNSFEVLPAPALPETPEIIEVAQPTCNVETGKITVNATEGYLYSLDGEIFQESNIFEELSPGNYVIYAQNEDECISQPSKNVIIEENEGSPELPEATVSQQPTCQDTTGTISVTTVEGITYTLLDSNENTLNNAIENGGFSNLLAGTYFVQASNGDCEATSEAIIIEENEGSPAQPEAVVSQQPTCEDTTGTISVTNVEGITYTLLDENENALNNAIENGDFSGLAAGTYFVQASNGDCEATSEAIVIEENEGSPVQPEAFVSQQPTCEDTTGTISVTTVEGITYTLLDSNENALSNTIENGEFSDIAAGSYFVQTSNGDCEAISEAIIIEGNEGSPELPEATISQQPTCEDTNGAISVTTVEGITYTLLDENENAFNNAIENGVFSDLAAGTYFIQAINGDCEAISEAIVIEENQGSPEQPEATVSQQPTCEDTTGTISVTTVEGITYTLLDSNENALSNTIENGEFSDIAAGSYFVQASNGDCEAISEAIIIEGNEGSPELPEATISQQPTCEDTNGAISVTTVEGITYTLLDENENAFNNAIENGVFSDLAAGTYFIQAINGDCEAISEAIVIEENQGSPEQPEATVSQQPTCEDTTGTISVTTVEGITYTLLDSNENALSNTIENGEFSDIAAGSYFVQASNGDCEAISQAIVIEEIQGSPEQPEAIVSQQPTCEDITGTISVTTVDGITYTLLDSNEDALNNTIENGEFTNLSAGTYFIQASNGDCEAISEAILIEENEGSPEAPVITAVTNTTCEENNGIIEFELSEGLSYILKDSEENEYSHENGIISNLASGTYYLVAQNNDCETTSEVIVEADLDEEAPVIISCPTDLTSVAADEGMCSASNLELGDLVAEDNCNSELSITNDAPEVFEPGETIVTWTVSDLAGNEVICTQTITVIDNQAPVIADVETINTTADVDTCGAMIEIAAPQVNDNCSVGIVSGTRDDNQPLDAEYPVGTTTIIWTATDENGNEAESVTQTVNVADNQAPVIADVETINTTADVDTCGAMIEIAAPQANDNCSVGNVIGTRDDNQPLDAEYPVGTTTLTWTATDENGNEAEPVTQTVNVEDNQAPVIADVETINTTTDADTCGAMIEITAPQANDNCSVGMVNGTRDDSQALEAEYPVGITTITWTVTDENGNQAEPVIQTVMVTDNQSPVIECPENMIFSTESGVDFATVNFENPLASDNCEVNVEQTGGATSGSQFPIGTNTVTFTATDASGNTTQCSFDIIVEDTENPTLECPSDIISSTDSGICGAIVEFEIPEGFDNSGNVTVEQTAGLSSGEVFPVGTTTITFTTSDEAGNTASCSFEISVVDDEAPVIEDKNDITVNTDPDLCGAIVDYELPSATDDCGLESIAITEGLAPGSEFPLGQTTVTYTAIDVNGNSVNSSFVVTVIDNEVPVIACPEDIKLNVEFGTETVVVNYATISATDNCSETNIELIEGYASGEEFPLGETIVTYEVTDASGNTASCSFTVSVEEDPEETPPAPTVPEVDLIQPDCVTPTGVILINTEDGLIYSIDGENYLAVEEFTELEPGIYQVTAKDEFDQISEATIVTLEEPIASEIETSTISLCIDDSTFDLFELLEGEYDTSGVWVDTEETGALIRDFIDPAMLAIGTYTFEYQLNNGSCSSTTEVTVSINDDCVVLPCSLEDIRSSISKAVTPRNGGPSDNKNDYFTIDFASECGFTYDLMIFNRWGNKIYEATNYQNDWDGYSTNSATSSNQLPSGTYFYILEIRNSGFDPLQGYIYLGTK; this is translated from the coding sequence ATGGAAAAAAACTACTTTAAAGCTAATTTTATCACTTTAAATTTTAGCCTTGTTATATTCACGCTATTTTTTATATCCCTGGATACAAACGCCCAGGTAATCAAAGAATTTCAGCAACGAACTTCTCAATACTCTACTAGCAAGAAGATCTATAATTTAAAGGGAGATTTCACTATGATTGGGAATACTAATCTTAGCCTTTGGTTCTATGATGATAATACTAATAATAGCAACAACTTTATGAGGTTTGTTGATGCAGATGAAGATGATTCTACTAAAAACTCCTCTTCAGCGATTCTGCAGTTTTCTAACGAAAATGAGGCTAACCCCGAATGTTCAAATATAGTATATGCGGGACTTTACTGGTCTGGACGAACTAATAGTTCTGGGAATATAAACGATAAAAGGAAAATTAAATTAAAGGGACCAAATAATAGTAATTATCAAAATTTTACTGCAAACCAAAATGATATTCTATTCCCGGGGCCATCAAATATGTATGCTGCCTATGTGGAAGTTACCGAATTGGTAAGGAATAACGGTACTGGTGAATATTGGGTTGCCGATATGGAACTGAGTGAAGGTAATGGTGGTGCTACCGGATACTACGGTGGCTGGGGAATGATTGTGATTTACGAAAATTCCCAGATGAACTGGCGGGATATTACTGTTTTTGATGGTTATGCACACGTAGAAGGAAATGTTGTGGCAAACTATCAGTTACCAGTTTCAGGATTTAACACAGCACAATCCGGACCTGTTAATATGAAAATGGGAATTATGGCTGGGGAAGGTGATATAGCTATTTCAGGAGACTATTTTCAAATTAAGAAAAATAATAGCAATTCCTGGTTAAGTCTTTCCCACGATCAAAATACCTCAAATAATTTCTTCAATTCCTCTATTGAAAATAATGGAACTGGAAGAACACCTAATTTATCTAATAATACAGGGATAGATATAAGTATGTTCAATATTCCCAATCCTGAGAATTCCGTTATTGGTAATAATCAAACCAATACTACCTTTAGATATGGTTCTACGCAAGATACTTACTCCATTTTTTCCATAGCCATGTCGGTAGATGCTTACATCCCTGAAATTGAAGGGGTTTCAACTTTGAGCGCAATTAATGGAAATATGGCAGGTAATCCTCCATATAATGCAGTACCCGGTGACGAATTAAGCTATAAGGTAGAATTAAAAAATAAAGGGACAGAAAATGTAGAAGACGTAAAAGTGGTGATTCCTGTTCCATATAACGCTGATTACCTTCCTAATAGTCTATCACCCAATTTTTATTTCTCTCCCATTCCTCAAAATACCGAAGTATATTTTGATCCTACTTTAGGTGCAACCGGATCAATAGTGTGGGAAATAGATGAATTACCGCTGGCCAACAGTACAAATGATATTTTAGCCGATCTAACCATAAAATTTGGGGTAACTAAAAATTGTACTATTCTTTCCAATATCTGCCCGGGTTTTGATCTTATAAGATTTAATGGAAATATTAGTGGTCGCGGAGCTATAACAGGTACTACTTTTCAAAATAAAGGTCTTATCCAGGGTTATGAAACCGAAGGAACCTGCCAGGGTGAACCTATTACTACTCCTTTTGAAGTAGCCATAGACGCTACCAATTTTCGAGCTGAAAATTGCCAAAATTCAGATGAAGCAAGAAAATTTGTGTATTGTAATAGAGAAGATCCAATAGGTATTGCTGAGATCAATTCAGGATTTCCTAATGGAACAAGATTCTTTAACGAATCTCCGGTAACAAGTAACAGTACCGAATATACTCCCAATAATCCCATTCCAAATAATTCGGGTGCTACTGAATATTATGCGGTAATCCCGGGAACCGAGAATTGCGCAATACCTTTTACTATAGAAATTACAACTATAGCTTCGGTACCGGAAACTGAATCAATCACTTATTGCATTGACGATGAGGCAAATATATTAACAGCTGTAGCCACTAATCCCGATTTCAATTTATATTACTACATCAGCGAAGACGATACTTCACCCAAAGTTCAGATTATTCCATCCACTTCGCAGTCTGGTGAATTCATCTATTATGTTGCTGAAGGAGAATCGGCAAGTTGTATAAGCCCTAACAAGGCTCCAATTAAGGTTTCCGTAATAGGAGAACCAGAAATTACAGCACCTCAAAATCAAACAATTCAAACTTGTGATAAAGACTTTATAGACTACTCCATTCCGGGCTTGTCTAATAACTTTACAACTATTACTCAGCAAGTTTTTACAGATTTAGGTGGAAGCATTTCTTTTACTGAAGAGATTGAAAATATAAGCTATAAAGATATTTTACAACAACAGTCACCGGCAGTTTATCAGCGAATCTTCAGAATTACTTATGAATGTGGAAATATAGATGTTCAACAATCGCTTACGTTAGAAAATGTTAAAACACAACTGGAGCCTGTTTATACTAAAAAAGATCCTACCTGCGAGAATGAAAATGGAGTATTGACAATCACCAATTTTAATACTGATTATATTTATGAATTGAATTCAGCTACAGGAAATCTTGAATTAAATAATGCAACTAGTTCACTATCACCAGGGGTTTATACCTTATCAGTTGCTTTAAATGAATGCGTTTATACAACCAATAGTTTTGAAGTTCTACCTGCACCAGCCCTGCCTGAAACTCCTGAAATCATAGAAGTAGCTCAACCCACCTGTAATGTTGAAACAGGGAAGATTACGGTTAATGCTACTGAGGGATATTTATACAGTCTTGATGGAGAAATTTTCCAGGAATCAAACATTTTTGAAGAACTTTCACCTGGAAATTACGTGATATATGCTCAAAATGAAGATGAGTGTATCTCCCAGCCCTCTAAGAATGTAATTATCGAAGAAAATGAAGGTAGTCCTGAGCTACCAGAAGCCACTGTTTCTCAACAGCCGACTTGCCAAGATACTACCGGAACCATTTCGGTAACTACTGTAGAGGGAATTACTTATACTTTGCTTGATTCAAATGAAAATACATTAAACAATGCTATCGAAAACGGAGGTTTCAGTAATCTTTTAGCTGGAACTTATTTCGTTCAGGCAAGCAATGGAGATTGTGAAGCAACTTCTGAAGCAATTATCATTGAAGAAAACGAAGGAAGTCCGGCCCAACCAGAAGCCGTTGTTTCTCAGCAACCGACTTGCGAAGATACTACCGGAACGATTTCGGTAACAAATGTTGAGGGAATTACTTACACCCTTCTTGATGAAAATGAAAACGCTTTAAATAATGCAATTGAAAACGGAGATTTCAGTGGTTTAGCAGCTGGAACTTATTTCGTTCAGGCTAGTAATGGAGATTGTGAAGCAACTTCTGAAGCAATTGTGATTGAAGAAAACGAAGGAAGTCCGGTGCAACCAGAAGCCTTTGTTTCTCAACAACCAACTTGCGAAGATACCACCGGAACAATTTCAGTAACTACTGTAGAGGGAATTACTTATACTCTTTTAGATTCAAATGAAAACGCTCTAAGCAATACTATTGAAAATGGAGAATTTAGTGATATAGCCGCTGGATCTTATTTTGTACAAACCAGCAATGGAGATTGTGAAGCGATTTCAGAAGCAATTATCATCGAAGGAAACGAAGGAAGTCCTGAGCTACCAGAAGCAACTATTTCTCAGCAACCGACTTGTGAAGATACTAACGGAGCAATTTCGGTAACTACTGTTGAGGGGATTACTTATACCCTACTAGATGAAAATGAAAATGCTTTCAATAATGCAATCGAAAACGGGGTATTCAGTGATTTAGCTGCAGGAACTTATTTTATCCAGGCTATTAATGGAGATTGCGAAGCGATTTCTGAAGCAATTGTGATTGAAGAAAATCAAGGAAGTCCAGAGCAACCAGAAGCCACTGTTTCTCAGCAACCAACTTGCGAAGATACTACCGGAACAATTTCAGTAACTACTGTAGAGGGAATTACTTATACTCTTTTAGATTCAAATGAAAACGCTCTAAGCAATACTATTGAAAATGGAGAATTTAGTGATATAGCCGCTGGATCTTATTTTGTACAAGCCAGCAATGGAGATTGTGAAGCGATTTCAGAAGCAATTATCATCGAAGGAAACGAAGGAAGTCCTGAGCTACCAGAAGCAACTATTTCTCAGCAACCGACTTGTGAAGATACTAACGGAGCAATTTCGGTAACTACTGTTGAGGGGATTACTTATACCCTACTAGATGAAAATGAAAATGCTTTCAATAATGCAATCGAAAACGGGGTATTCAGTGATTTAGCTGCAGGAACTTATTTTATCCAGGCTATTAATGGAGATTGCGAAGCGATTTCTGAAGCAATTGTGATTGAAGAAAATCAAGGAAGTCCAGAGCAACCAGAAGCCACTGTTTCTCAGCAACCAACTTGCGAAGATACTACCGGAACAATTTCAGTAACTACTGTAGAGGGAATTACTTATACTCTTTTAGATTCAAATGAAAACGCTCTAAGCAATACTATTGAAAATGGAGAATTTAGTGATATAGCCGCTGGATCTTATTTTGTACAAGCCAGTAATGGAGATTGCGAAGCGATTTCTCAAGCAATTGTGATTGAAGAAATTCAAGGAAGTCCAGAGCAACCAGAGGCCATTGTTTCTCAGCAACCAACTTGCGAAGATATTACCGGAACAATTTCAGTAACTACTGTTGACGGAATTACTTATACACTTTTAGATTCAAATGAAGACGCTCTAAACAATACTATTGAAAACGGGGAATTCACCAATTTATCAGCTGGAACTTATTTTATCCAGGCAAGCAATGGAGACTGTGAAGCAATTTCTGAAGCGATTTTGATCGAAGAAAACGAAGGAAGTCCTGAAGCTCCAGTCATTACTGCGGTTACTAATACAACCTGTGAAGAAAATAATGGTATCATAGAGTTTGAGCTTAGTGAAGGTTTATCTTATATATTAAAGGATAGCGAGGAAAATGAATATTCTCACGAAAATGGAATCATTTCAAATTTGGCATCCGGAACCTATTACCTGGTAGCGCAGAATAATGATTGCGAAACCACTTCGGAAGTAATTGTTGAAGCAGATCTAGATGAAGAGGCACCGGTAATCATCTCATGTCCTACTGATTTAACAAGCGTAGCTGCTGACGAAGGAATGTGTTCTGCTTCTAATCTTGAACTTGGCGATCTTGTTGCTGAAGATAATTGTAATTCAGAATTAAGTATAACCAACGATGCTCCGGAAGTATTTGAACCTGGAGAAACAATCGTAACCTGGACTGTAAGCGATCTAGCTGGAAATGAAGTTATTTGTACACAAACCATCACAGTAATCGACAACCAGGCGCCGGTAATTGCTGATGTGGAAACTATCAATACAACTGCTGATGTTGATACCTGTGGCGCGATGATAGAAATTGCTGCTCCGCAAGTTAACGATAACTGTTCCGTTGGAATAGTAAGCGGAACCCGGGATGATAACCAGCCTTTAGATGCTGAGTATCCGGTAGGAACAACAACTATTATCTGGACAGCAACCGATGAAAATGGAAATGAAGCTGAGTCCGTTACTCAAACTGTTAATGTAGCAGATAACCAGGCGCCGGTAATTGCTGATGTGGAAACTATCAATACAACTGCTGATGTTGATACCTGTGGCGCAATGATAGAAATCGCTGCTCCGCAAGCTAATGATAACTGTTCCGTAGGAAATGTAATTGGAACCCGGGATGATAACCAGCCTTTAGATGCTGAGTATCCGGTAGGAACTACAACTCTTACCTGGACAGCAACCGATGAAAATGGAAATGAAGCTGAGCCCGTTACTCAAACCGTTAATGTTGAAGATAATCAGGCGCCGGTAATTGCTGATGTGGAAACTATAAATACAACTACTGACGCTGATACTTGTGGTGCAATGATAGAAATTACTGCTCCACAAGCTAACGACAACTGCTCTGTTGGAATGGTAAACGGAACCCGTGATGATAGTCAGGCTTTAGAGGCGGAATATCCGGTAGGAATAACAACTATTACCTGGACCGTAACGGATGAAAATGGAAATCAGGCGGAACCGGTGATTCAAACCGTAATGGTAACTGACAACCAGTCACCGGTAATTGAATGTCCTGAAAATATGATTTTTAGTACTGAATCCGGTGTTGATTTCGCAACAGTGAATTTTGAGAATCCGTTAGCCAGCGATAATTGTGAAGTGAATGTAGAACAAACCGGTGGAGCTACTTCTGGTTCTCAGTTTCCAATTGGCACGAACACTGTAACTTTTACGGCTACCGATGCTTCTGGAAATACTACCCAGTGTAGCTTTGATATCATCGTTGAAGATACTGAAAATCCAACTTTAGAATGCCCATCAGATATTATAAGTAGTACTGATAGCGGAATTTGCGGTGCTATTGTAGAATTTGAAATCCCCGAAGGTTTCGATAATTCGGGTAATGTAACTGTGGAACAAACCGCGGGTCTTTCTTCGGGAGAAGTATTTCCAGTGGGAACTACCACTATAACCTTTACCACTTCTGATGAAGCTGGAAATACAGCAAGCTGCAGCTTTGAAATAAGTGTAGTTGATGATGAAGCTCCGGTTATTGAAGATAAGAATGATATCACGGTAAATACCGATCCTGATTTATGCGGTGCCATTGTAGACTACGAGCTTCCTTCTGCAACTGATGATTGTGGATTAGAAAGTATAGCAATTACAGAAGGTTTGGCTCCTGGATCTGAATTTCCATTAGGACAAACAACCGTAACCTATACCGCAATTGATGTGAATGGTAATTCGGTTAATTCCAGCTTTGTAGTTACTGTCATAGATAATGAAGTTCCGGTGATTGCCTGTCCGGAAGATATTAAATTAAACGTTGAATTTGGAACCGAGACTGTAGTAGTGAATTATGCTACTATTTCAGCTACAGATAATTGTTCAGAAACGAATATAGAGCTAATCGAAGGTTATGCGTCTGGAGAAGAATTCCCTTTAGGAGAAACTATCGTGACTTATGAAGTTACTGATGCTTCAGGAAATACCGCGAGCTGTTCCTTTACAGTTAGTGTAGAAGAAGATCCGGAAGAAACTCCGCCTGCACCAACTGTCCCAGAAGTTGATTTAATTCAGCCAGATTGTGTTACACCAACCGGGGTAATCCTTATTAATACTGAAGACGGACTTATCTATAGTATTGATGGAGAAAACTATTTAGCTGTTGAGGAATTTACAGAGCTTGAACCGGGAATCTATCAGGTAACCGCCAAAGATGAGTTTGATCAAATTTCCGAAGCTACCATAGTAACATTGGAAGAACCGATAGCCAGTGAGATTGAAACCAGCACAATTAGTCTTTGTATAGACGACTCTACTTTTGATCTTTTTGAACTGCTTGAAGGCGAATATGACACTTCAGGTGTTTGGGTAGATACCGAAGAAACAGGAGCATTAATCAGGGACTTTATTGACCCGGCAATGTTGGCCATAGGCACCTATACTTTTGAATATCAACTTAACAATGGCAGCTGTAGTTCTACCACAGAGGTTACTGTTTCTATAAACGATGATTGTGTAGTATTACCTTGTAGCCTGGAAGATATTCGATCTAGTATTTCAAAGGCCGTAACTCCAAGAAATGGCGGCCCAAGTGACAACAAAAACGATTATTTCACCATAGATTTTGCCAGTGAATGTGGATTCACTTACGACCTGATGATCTTTAACCGATGGGGTAATAAAATTTATGAGGCCACGAACTATCAAAACGATTGGGATGGCTATTCTACAAATTCGGCAACAAGTTCTAATCAATTGCCATCAGGAACATACTTCTATATTCTGGAAATTAGAAATAGCGGCTTTGACCCATTACAAGGTTACATCTATTTAGGAACAAAATAA
- the pdxH gene encoding pyridoxamine 5'-phosphate oxidase, protein MQKSLKDYRQSYGKSELLEENIPPVPLTLFTAWFEEAEAHPEIAEVNAMSLATCRIEGFPKNRIVLLKSFGIDGFSFYTNYNSEKARDIEENPRVCLSFFWPALERQVIIKGIAMKTSEEDSSSYFASRPRGSQLGAWASNQSNIVGSREELEDEIKKLEEKYKGKEVERPLHWGGYIVSPRSFEFWQGRNNRLHDRIIYEFIEKDMWERNRLAP, encoded by the coding sequence ATGCAGAAAAGTCTTAAAGATTATAGACAGAGTTACGGAAAAAGCGAGCTTTTAGAAGAAAATATTCCTCCGGTTCCTTTAACCTTATTTACCGCATGGTTTGAGGAAGCAGAAGCGCATCCGGAAATAGCAGAAGTAAATGCCATGAGTTTAGCCACCTGCAGAATTGAAGGTTTTCCCAAGAATCGTATTGTTCTCCTGAAATCCTTTGGGATAGATGGGTTTAGTTTTTACACTAATTATAATTCAGAAAAAGCCAGGGATATAGAGGAAAATCCAAGAGTTTGTCTTTCATTTTTCTGGCCTGCTTTAGAGCGCCAGGTAATTATAAAAGGAATTGCAATGAAGACCTCAGAAGAAGATTCATCTTCTTATTTTGCATCCCGGCCACGTGGGAGCCAACTGGGTGCCTGGGCCTCTAACCAAAGTAATATTGTAGGATCACGAGAAGAATTAGAGGATGAAATAAAGAAATTAGAAGAAAAATATAAGGGTAAAGAAGTTGAACGACCTTTACATTGGGGAGGTTACATTGTAAGCCCCCGAAGTTTTGAATTTTGGCAGGGTAGAAACAATCGACTACACGATAGGATTATTTACGAATTCATAGAAAAAGATATGTGGGAGCGAAACCGATTGGCGCCTTAA
- a CDS encoding type IX secretion system membrane protein PorP/SprF: protein MKYLYLLLFCLMFSISGSAQQLPQFTQYMYNTISINPAYAGSRDGFSITALNRNQWAGVSGAPNTQTLSVHSPLTNDKVGLGLSVINDKTGYENYTYAYGDFAYRLDFSNDISLAMGLKAGMSYYNLDQELFTDQQVLNDPFFEDRFNKWTPNFGIGFYLSSQKWYVGASAPKLINNNNHEYSEFLAMEQIHYYLTGGYVFDLNENLKFRPTSLLKMTSGAPLSVDFSGTMIFNEQFYLGANWRIDDALGAFLDIELFDGFRAGYAYEYSISDIRPYTSGSHEILLIYEFRFQKTRYKSPRFF, encoded by the coding sequence ATGAAATACTTATACCTACTCCTATTCTGTCTTATGTTTTCCATATCTGGTTCAGCGCAGCAATTACCGCAGTTTACCCAGTATATGTATAATACCATATCTATAAATCCCGCTTATGCCGGGAGCAGGGACGGGTTCTCTATAACCGCCTTAAATCGTAATCAATGGGCCGGAGTTAGCGGAGCACCAAATACCCAAACGCTATCTGTTCATTCTCCACTTACTAACGACAAAGTGGGTCTTGGACTTTCGGTTATTAACGATAAAACCGGTTATGAGAATTACACCTATGCTTACGGAGATTTTGCTTATCGCTTAGATTTTAGCAATGATATCTCTCTGGCAATGGGTTTAAAGGCAGGAATGAGTTACTATAACCTGGATCAGGAATTATTTACCGATCAGCAGGTTTTGAATGATCCATTCTTTGAAGATCGGTTTAATAAATGGACTCCCAATTTTGGGATTGGTTTCTATCTTTCTTCCCAAAAATGGTATGTGGGAGCATCTGCTCCTAAGCTAATCAACAACAACAATCACGAGTATAGTGAGTTTTTAGCTATGGAACAGATTCATTATTATCTTACCGGTGGATATGTTTTTGATTTAAATGAAAACCTGAAATTCAGACCTACTTCTTTGCTAAAAATGACTAGTGGTGCCCCGCTTTCTGTAGATTTCTCCGGAACAATGATCTTCAATGAGCAATTTTACCTGGGAGCCAACTGGCGGATAGATGACGCTCTGGGCGCATTTCTGGATATTGAACTTTTTGATGGTTTTAGAGCTGGTTATGCCTATGAATATTCAATTTCAGATATTAGACCATACACCTCTGGATCTCATGAGATCTTACTTATTTATGAGTTTAGGTTCCAGAAAACCCGTTATAAATCTCCCCGATTCTTCTAA
- a CDS encoding histidine phosphatase family protein produces the protein MKRLILVRHGKSSWENNLPDEKRPLKKRAYHDAEVVLKTFKEFQSGNLTLWSSPAVRANTTAQLFKEELEIPEDRFTIKKELYTFDENQLLAIINSCPANIEKLMVFGHNPAMTGLVNQLGDKALDNLPTTGLCVIDFESDSWKNIKNGKTLLQLFPKNLR, from the coding sequence ATGAAAAGACTAATTCTCGTTAGACACGGTAAATCTTCATGGGAAAATAATTTACCCGATGAAAAGAGACCACTTAAGAAACGTGCTTATCACGACGCTGAAGTAGTATTGAAAACTTTCAAAGAATTTCAAAGCGGAAATTTAACCTTATGGAGTAGTCCAGCAGTTAGGGCAAATACTACGGCTCAACTTTTTAAGGAAGAATTAGAAATTCCAGAAGACAGGTTCACAATTAAAAAAGAACTTTATACTTTTGATGAAAATCAATTATTAGCCATTATTAATAGTTGTCCAGCTAACATTGAAAAATTAATGGTTTTTGGTCACAATCCTGCTATGACAGGTTTAGTGAATCAGCTGGGAGATAAAGCCCTTGATAATTTGCCTACCACAGGACTTTGCGTAATAGATTTCGAATCTGATAGCTGGAAAAATATTAAAAACGGTAAAACCTTACTTCAATTATTCCCTAAAAACCTACGCTAA